The Porites lutea chromosome 4, jaPorLute2.1, whole genome shotgun sequence genome contains a region encoding:
- the LOC140933040 gene encoding uncharacterized protein has protein sequence MISKKTVQSNMEWTEEHDNCLCQEILVLEPFKYKKGSISRGQIWEKIANNLNGLELPRFKVSKRAVRERYTLLSEKFKAKMKDEEKASGIECDLSDVEKALEEIAEKEVAAEDTVENDKKKLDNAKAVEMRNRALAQHEKSNLRERNDNYCKHVISRSTTSDDLFVDTTLMATQSLTEENSDLSENEDVQEIEDPILVAVNAGASLRSPTSAVIAQSLGKTQKRQRNEDEENAKPKQKSRRSGGDTIAYLREKNVLVQKWKEEELQLQKQRVEVEGKREDQSRKQHQDMMKILLEQTKQQQEQMQSFQQMFTSMQQQQSQIIMKLLERKNNLA, from the exons ATGATCTCAAAGAAAACAGTGCA ATCAAACATGGAGTGGACGGAGGAACATGACAACTGCTTGTGCCAAGAAATTTTAGTACTTGAACCCTTTAAGTACAAGAAAGGAAGCATTTCTAGAGGTCAGATCTGGGAAAAAATTGCAAACAATCTGAACGGCCTTGAGCTCCCCCGATTCAAAGTCAGTAAGCGTGCTGTTAGAGAGAGATACACGCTGCTGAGCGAGAAATTTAAAGCAAAGATGAAAGACGAAGAGAAGGCCAGCGGAATCGAATGTGATTTGAGTGATGTGGAAAAGGCTCTGGAAGAAATAGCCGAAAAAGAAGTTGCAGCTGAAGACACCGTGGAAAACGACAAGAAGAAACTTGACAACGCAAAAGCAGTGGAAATGAGAAACAGAGCTCTAGCACAGCatgaaaaatcaaatttacgTGAGCGTAATGACAAC TACTGTAAACATGTAATAAGCCGATCAACTACATCAGACGATCTGTTTGTTGACACGACATTAATGGCAACGCAAAGCCTCACAGAAGAGAACTCCGATTTATCGGAGAACGAAGATGTGCAAGAAATAGAAGATCCAATTTTGGTAGCAGTAAATGCTGGCGCAAGTCTTCGTTCTCCAACAAGTGCTGTTATCGCAC AGAGCTTGGGCAAAACACAGAAGAGGCAGCGGAATGAGGATGAGGAGAATGCGAAACCAAAGCAAAAAAGTCGTAGAAGTGGAGGTGACACAATTGCATATTTGCGCGAAAAAAATGTGCTTGTTCAAAAGTGGAAAGAGGAAGAATTGCAGCTGCAAAAGCAGAGAGTTGAAGTTGAGGGTAAACGGGAAGATCAgtcaagaaaacaacatcagGATATGATGAAAATCTTGCTAGAACAAACTAAGCAGCAACAAGAGCAGATGCAAAGCTTTCAGCAGATGTTTACCTCAATGCAACAGCAGCAGTCTCAGATAATTATGAAgcttctagaaagaaaaaataacttggcTTGA
- the LOC140935644 gene encoding uncharacterized protein, producing the protein MRLFRFEVVESFLSGGIALAKVDALRPLLEKYGHRLTNRAHLSELIPAVLENEKDKLKKELKDVKEASVIFDGTARLGEALAVIVRYVQENFQPTQRLIRLDILAKALKGEELAQRLMSCLAVDYHFGPTAIIGGMRDGASVNGAALRQLMFFYPKLFDVVCFSHTIDNVGNHFEFKILDLFARYWISMFSHSYNARLVWRERTGQSIRTFSETRWWSKWEVLRQVSEYFGDVEPFLRENDEVSPANRRRLLEIFDDPQSCQDLRLELAALVDAGVHFVNATYYLEGDGPLIFTCYERLSAVTRAVAVGNYPNTTAVAREIAGGNAVLCNQLMAQAKACIQPGFQFYHQKFSVQFHGTVRAFKAARLCCPVQVQALNPTAASLEELRNFPFANDDATIANLAQELPLYLAASDGVTVTCEDDKLTWWANHKDTLPHWSSLVKKLLLIQPSSASAERVFSLLTNAFGSQQESALQDYLEASVMLRYNNAKRV; encoded by the coding sequence ATGCGACTGTTTCGCTTTGAGGTGGTCGAATCTTTTCTTTCAGGAGGAATAGCATTAGCAAAAGTGGATGCCCTTCGACCTTTACTAGAGAAGTATGGCCACAGGTTAACCAACCGCGCCCACCTGAGCGAGCTCATTCCAGCGGTGCTAGAAAATGAAAAGGACAAACTTAAGAAAGAACTCAAAGATGTGAAGGAGGCGTCTGTTATCTTTGATGGAACAGCCAGATTGGGTGAGGCCCTTGCTGTCATAGTTCGTTATGTACAGGAAAACTTTCAGCCCACTCAGCGTCTCATACGTCTGGACATTCTCGCAAAAGCGCTAAAGGGAGAAGAGTTGGCTCAGAGGCTGATGTCATGTCTAGCTGTGGATTACCACTTTGGTCCGACTGCAATAATTGGGGGGATGAGAGATGGTGCGTCTGTTAATGGAGCTGCCTTAAGACAGCTAATGTTCTTTTATCCGAAACTTTTTGATGTTGTGTGCTTCTCGCACACTATTGACAATGTCGGCaaccattttgaatttaaaatccTGGACTTATTCGCCCGGTATTGGATAAGCATGTTTTCCCATAGCTATAATGCGCGCCTTGTTTGGAGAGAGCGAACGGGACAGTCCATTCGTACGTTCAGTGAGACGCGTTGGTGGAGTAAATGGGAAGTTCTCAGGCAAGTGTCAGAGTATTTTGGTGATGTCGAACCTTTTCTTCGCGAGAACGACGAAGTTTCTCCAGCAAATCGCAGACGTCTTCTGGAGATATTTGACGATCCTCAAAGCTGCCAAGACCTACGCTTGGAATTGGCTGCACTTGTTGATGCTGGGGTGCATTTCGTCAATGCCACCTATTATCTGGAAGGGGATGGgccactcattttcacctgCTATGAGCGGCTTTCAGCTGTTACCCGGGCTGTAGCGGTCGGAAACTACCCAAATACCACAGCTGTTGCTCGGGAAATTGCTGGTGGCAATGCTGTGCTCTGCAATCAATTAATGGCACAGGCGAAAGCTTGTATCCAGCCAGGCTTCCAATTTTATCACCAGAAGTTCAGTGTCCAGTTTCACGGTACAGTACGAGCTTTCAAAGCTGCGCGCCTCTGTTGCCCTGTACAGGTGCAAGCCCTGAATCCGACAGctgcttcactggaagagctcaGAAACTTTCCCTTCGCCAATGACGATGCCACAATAGCTAATCTGGCGCAAGAACTTCCTTTGTATCTTGCTGCATCTGATGGGGTCACAGTAACATGTGAGGATGACAAGCTGACTTGGTGGGCAAATCACAAAGACACCCTCCCGCACTGGTCTTCGCTAGTTAAAAAACTCCTGTTGATTCAGCCAAGCTCTGCCTCTGCAGAAAGGGTTTTTAGTCTTCTGACCAATGCATTTGGCTCACAGCAAGAGTCCGCCCTCCAAGATTACCTTGAAGCCTCTGTCATGCTTCGATATAACAATGCAAAGAGGGTGtaa
- the LOC140933527 gene encoding uncharacterized protein gives MASFRDIRNLLVESFDDGDISEDEFLLLYDANTSKNPDFPYDCYGSFDLNEMDDSECLAEFRFHKNGVPVLLEALQLPQSFTCHQGTICDGIEALCISLRRFAYPCRYSDLIPRFGCPVPELSMISNLVMDTIYQEHNHRVTQWNNTLLSPPLLESYARAIASKGSPLPNCVGFIDGTVRPICRPEQNQRIVYNGHKRVHGIKYQSFVLPNGMIANMYGPVEGRRHDSGMLADSGLLRDLEQHAFSTTTEPMALYGDPAYPLRVHLQVPYRGAGITPQMEVYNKAMSAVRMSVEWIFGDIVNYFKFLDFKKNLKISLSAVGKMYVVCAILRNALTCMYTNSTSEYFALDPPTIEDYFS, from the exons ATGGCATCCTTTAGAGATATACGTAACCTTCTTGTCGAAAGTTTTGATGACGGTGATATTTCCGAGGACGAATTTCTCCTCCTTTACGATGCAAACACCTCGAAAAACCCAGATTTCCCTTATGACTGCTATGGATCGTTCGACTTAAATGAGATGGACGACAGCGAGTGTTTGGCTGAGTTTCGTTTTCATAAGAATGGTGTTCCCGTCCTTTTAGAAGCCTTGCAGCTCCCTCAGTCTTTCACGTGCCACCAAGGAACCATTTGTGACGGAATAGAAGCGCTTTGCATATCACTGAGACGATTTGCTTACCCATGCAGATACAGCGATTTAATTCCACGATTTGGTTGCCCAGTTCCAGAGCTGAGTATGATATCCAACCTCGTGATGGATACAATTTATCAAGAGCACAATCACAGAGTAACTCAGTGGAATAATACGCTTCTAAGCCCTCCACTTCTTGAAAGCTATGCCCGTGCGATTGCCTCAAAGGGAAGTCCATTACCTAATTGCGTTGGTTTTATAGACGGAACAGTAAGGCCAATTTGTCGACCCGAACAAAACCAGAGGATCGTTTATAATGGACATAAGCGAGTACATGGTATCAAGTACCAGTCTTTTGTCTTACCTAATGGTATGATAGCCAACATGTACGGCCCAGTAG AGGGTAGACGGCACGATTCAGGTATGTTGGCTGATTCTGGTCTACTTCGCGATCTGGAGCAGCATGCCTTCTCCACAACAACAGAACCAATGGCCCTATATGGTGACCCCGCCTATCCCCTACGTGTCCACCTCCAAGTCCCATACAGAGGTGCCGGAATAACACCACAAATGGAGGTGTACAACAAAGCCATGAGCGCCGTTCGTATGTCTGTAGAGTGGATTTTCGGGGATatcgttaattattttaaatttctcgattttaagaaaaatttaaaaatctccCTTAGTGCAGTCGGAAAAATGTACGTTGTGTGTGCCATTCTACGTAATGCCTTAACCTGTATGTACACCAACTCTACATCAGAGTACTTTGCCCTGGACCCTCCAACCATTGaagattatttttcttga